The proteins below are encoded in one region of Shewanella putrefaciens:
- a CDS encoding heavy-metal-associated domain-containing protein, which produces MKPLSRITRFITGLTTQSTLLVITLLIFTPLTWAENLLVTLDVKGMTCPLCVTVVNQALRKTDGVVKAKANLKTEQAVVTVAEDVNLDNLLKAVDATGYKGSINKVEKQS; this is translated from the coding sequence ATGAAGCCATTATCACGTATTACACGATTCATCACAGGATTAACCACACAATCGACCCTATTAGTCATCACCTTACTGATTTTTACGCCATTAACCTGGGCAGAAAATCTCTTGGTCACACTCGATGTAAAGGGCATGACCTGCCCATTGTGCGTCACAGTCGTCAATCAAGCCCTTCGCAAAACCGATGGCGTGGTTAAAGCCAAGGCAAACCTGAAAACCGAGCAAGCCGTGGTCACAGTCGCAGAGGATGTTAACCTCGATAATCTGCTTAAAGCCGTCGATGCCACCGGATATAAAGGCAGCATCAACAAGGTCGAAAAGCAGAGTTGA
- a CDS encoding transglutaminase-like domain-containing protein, with the protein MQRRDFLKTAALLSTAAAMTPVLASAKSSTIELPSSEGRRRFALMNTFDLKAPYGSEGVVNLWIPLPEDTAFQQVRKLDFNGTYQDAYISTNNAYGAKTLFATWPDAKGKMTITVELVIETEDWEPVKRGELTHYRTPTKLHYPADVALYLQPTKHMPIDGIVKQTADKIVAGETEPLKKARLIYNWVSANMFRDNNVIGCGTGDVATILESGKLGGKCTDINSVFVALMRAVGIPAREMFGIRLGQAIKVGQYSKKAFGSADDKGIADVTGGQHCRAMFYLAGYGWLPADPADVTKMRLTENKEHSDPAVQAVNDYLFGNWEMNWVGFNYGRDFDLFPVAEQTPLNNFGYPYAEVDGDPVNYYEPKVFAYDYKSSEQR; encoded by the coding sequence ATGCAAAGACGTGATTTTCTAAAAACGGCAGCGCTGTTGTCGACCGCAGCGGCGATGACTCCGGTATTAGCTTCCGCTAAATCGAGTACCATTGAACTCCCTTCCTCAGAGGGTCGCCGTCGTTTTGCCCTGATGAACACCTTTGATTTGAAAGCTCCCTATGGCTCCGAGGGCGTCGTTAATTTATGGATCCCGCTACCGGAAGACACTGCATTTCAACAGGTCCGCAAACTTGATTTTAACGGCACATACCAAGATGCCTACATCAGCACCAATAATGCCTATGGGGCGAAAACCCTGTTTGCCACTTGGCCCGATGCCAAAGGCAAGATGACGATAACGGTTGAATTAGTGATAGAAACCGAAGATTGGGAGCCCGTAAAAAGAGGGGAATTGACCCACTACCGGACACCAACAAAACTCCACTATCCCGCCGATGTTGCACTCTACTTACAGCCGACTAAACATATGCCAATCGACGGTATTGTTAAGCAGACGGCAGATAAAATCGTGGCTGGTGAAACGGAACCATTGAAAAAAGCGCGACTCATTTATAACTGGGTCAGCGCCAATATGTTCCGCGATAACAATGTGATTGGTTGCGGCACCGGTGATGTAGCGACGATCCTCGAGAGTGGCAAACTTGGCGGGAAATGTACCGATATCAACTCGGTATTTGTCGCGCTAATGCGCGCCGTGGGGATCCCAGCCCGTGAGATGTTCGGTATTCGTTTAGGCCAAGCCATTAAAGTGGGCCAGTACTCTAAAAAAGCCTTTGGCAGCGCCGACGATAAAGGCATTGCCGATGTCACCGGCGGCCAACATTGCCGTGCCATGTTCTACCTTGCTGGTTATGGCTGGTTACCCGCCGATCCCGCCGATGTGACTAAAATGCGCCTCACCGAGAATAAGGAACACAGCGACCCTGCGGTGCAAGCGGTTAATGACTATCTGTTTGGTAACTGGGAAATGAACTGGGTTGGCTTTAATTATGGCCGCGACTTTGACTTATTCCCCGTGGCGGAGCAGACTCCGCTCAACAATTTTGGTTATCCCTATGCTGAAGTGGACGGCGACCCTGTAAATTACTATGAGCCAAAAGTCTTTGCCTATGATTACAAGTCAAGCGAGCAGCGTTAA
- a CDS encoding serine dehydratase subunit alpha family protein yields MIPQWQQYIQIINQVVKPALGCTEPIAAAYASAVARALLNAAPDSIAVQVSDNLYKNSMGVYVPGTGKIGLAIAAAAGAIAGNADAGLEVLAAITPEQVDQAQRLIDAGQVKVERTETAEFIYCCVTLKAGDQEAQVKICGGHTLIAEKRLNGEPVYTSDSTQSVATGSICDGVEINIESIYKFAQEVPFEEIKFILKASELNSKLSDEGMANPYGLEVGRTMKSGIAAGIIGEDLLNKIVMLTAAASDARMGGANLPAMSNLGSGNQGIAATIPVVLTAQCYNASEEKLARALIMSHLGAIYIKSHYPPLSAFCGNTVTSAAASMAMVYLAGGSFEQSCFAIQNVISDSSGMVCDGAKASCAMKVSTSSSAAVRSFLMALSSHNVSGQGIIATDVEKTIKNIGKMVLNGMSSTDVTIIDIMST; encoded by the coding sequence ATGATCCCCCAATGGCAGCAGTATATTCAGATCATCAACCAAGTCGTCAAACCCGCATTAGGCTGCACCGAACCCATAGCCGCCGCCTATGCATCGGCCGTGGCACGTGCACTGCTTAATGCAGCGCCTGACTCCATTGCAGTACAAGTATCAGATAACCTCTACAAAAACTCTATGGGCGTGTATGTACCAGGCACAGGCAAAATCGGCCTTGCGATTGCGGCTGCTGCGGGGGCTATTGCGGGTAACGCAGATGCGGGCTTAGAAGTACTTGCCGCTATCACTCCCGAACAGGTCGACCAGGCGCAACGCCTTATCGATGCGGGCCAAGTGAAAGTGGAACGTACCGAAACGGCAGAATTTATCTATTGCTGCGTCACCCTCAAGGCTGGCGATCAAGAAGCGCAAGTAAAAATCTGCGGCGGTCACACCCTGATTGCTGAAAAGCGCCTCAATGGCGAGCCTGTTTACACCTCAGATAGCACCCAATCGGTAGCGACTGGCTCCATCTGTGATGGGGTTGAGATCAATATCGAATCTATCTATAAGTTCGCCCAGGAAGTCCCCTTTGAGGAGATTAAATTCATCCTTAAAGCCTCTGAATTAAATAGTAAATTGTCCGATGAAGGCATGGCGAACCCCTATGGGCTCGAAGTGGGTCGAACCATGAAAAGTGGTATTGCTGCCGGGATCATTGGCGAAGACTTACTGAATAAAATTGTGATGCTCACTGCCGCGGCCTCCGATGCCCGTATGGGCGGCGCCAATCTGCCCGCTATGAGCAATCTTGGCAGCGGTAATCAAGGCATTGCGGCCACTATCCCCGTGGTATTAACCGCACAATGCTATAACGCCAGCGAAGAAAAACTTGCCCGCGCCTTGATCATGAGCCACCTAGGGGCGATTTATATCAAGTCGCACTACCCGCCATTGTCGGCATTTTGTGGCAATACTGTGACCAGCGCAGCCGCCTCTATGGCCATGGTGTATTTGGCGGGGGGATCGTTTGAACAATCCTGTTTCGCAATCCAAAACGTAATCAGCGATAGCTCTGGCATGGTGTGTGACGGTGCCAAAGCCTCCTGTGCCATGAAGGTCAGCACCTCATCCAGTGCGGCCGTGCGCTCATTTCTGATGGCGTTAAGTAGTCACAATGTTTCTGGCCAAGGTATTATTGCCACCGATGTTGAAAAAACCATTAAAAACATAGGCAAAATGGTCCTTAATGGCATGTCATCCACCGATGTCACCATAATCGATATCATGTCGACATAA